The genomic region gccgccgccgtcgccaccgcccgACGAGGAATGGAATCCGGGGATGTTCATGGTCCAGCTGCCACTGCCATTGCCGTTATTGTCGCTGGCGTTGCCACCCCAGACGCCATCCCCTTGGCGTAGAGCCTCCATCACGAACTGCCTCTGCAAGGTCATCTCTTGCCctttgctgtccgcctgcttcatTGACCCTTCGTCGCGCCTCGCTGTGCTTGCACTAGACTGCCCTAACGTGAACATCGCCGGCGACGGTGCCGGTGCCGCTGCGCTGCTCCCTGCTGCCCGATTAGCTTGCAGCCCCAGTTGGTACATGGGCGGCGCCGGTGGAAGTTCCAAGAACgggaactgctgctgctgctgctgctgcacccgCCACTGCTCCAGTGACGCGCCAAAGGTGGCGCCCCCGCCGCTGGCCAGAGGGAACTGATCCACGCCGTCCatgtggtggtggtgctgctgcatGGCGAGCTGCGGGAGGCCGGCGGAAAAGGCTAGCCCTAGGTTGGCCCCCGGCGGATGCATCGCGCCCATGAACGGCAGGTGGTGCGACATGGAGCTGAGACCCGGAGGGATGGATGCACCGTCGCACCCCAAGGTGGTGGACGCCGCGGTTGATGGCATAGATGACGCGCCACCGGGCAGCTGCCTGGCCGAAGAAGAAGATGGCTTGGAGGAGGACGCGGCGCCGGCGGATGACTTGGACGAGCGCTTGTTTCGGCGGCACCCACCCCCCACGGGGACGGACCGGAGGGCGCCCCCGCGCGTCCAGTAGCGGCGGCATGCCTTGCAGAAGTGGCGGGGCTGCGAGAGGGAGTAGTTGTTGTAGTAGCAGAACTTGGTGTTGGTGGAGTCGCACCGCGGGCACTTGAGCGCCGGCTCCGGCTGCGGCACCCGCGCCATCCGCGCGCGCTCCGTCATGGAATTTGGCCTCGCCTGCTGCCCGGCCGCGGCTTCATTGGCCGCTGAGCTTCTCGGCAACCCACCGACCTCGGGCGTCCCCGCCGCCGTACCCGCCGTCGGATCCACTGGCATATGCTGTGCATCGCCTACTCCGCCACCGCCCGTCGCCCTCTGCTGCTGACCTTGCTGTTAAGTACGCACACGTAAACATGTTATAGATCAGGAGAAGAAAGGAGGAGAGAATTGTCTGTGAATATTCAAGAGGAGAATATATATCTTCATGCTAAGCTACTTTAATTTTGCCAAATTCTCTTTCCATGAAGAAGCTGGCTATGGATGGACGGATCGCAGCTGGAGTGCTCTACAACGAGCGAGAATTGAAGGACAGGGAGAGGGAGGATCATGTAGTACCTGGTTATTCCAATTAGGCGGATCTAGGTATGCAGCCGCTGGAGGGAACACCATGGAAGCCAGTTAGTGTGGTGGATAtatttcctctctctctcccttaactCCAGCTTTTTTGCTGCTGAATTCAGATCTTTTCTCTAGAATTTGCACTTTTGCTTGTTGAGGATTTGTGTTtgcaaagaaaaggaaacaatcAGGGGAGAAGGAAGGGCGAGGTGGTGGAGTCCTCTACCTAGCTAGCAGGTGGTGGAGAATCACATCCAGCAGTCACAAGAGAGAAGacagcaatgagagagagagaaaggaggagggggaggagagagaAGCTAGGAAAGAGAAAGGGCGGGGAAAAGCATGTATTTATCTTCTCCTTTTGTGCGTATGGTAGCTTTACATTTCTAGTTTTTGCTTTGTGGGGCTGGCAAGaatgtttgagagagagagattaaagttGCCTTAACGTTTAAGGTTAATACCCCTTTCCCCCCGAAAAATAAAGATTAATACTCTTCCAGCATTGTGGAG from Triticum aestivum cultivar Chinese Spring chromosome 4A, IWGSC CS RefSeq v2.1, whole genome shotgun sequence harbors:
- the LOC123085452 gene encoding dof zinc finger protein DOF2.4, yielding MVFPPAAAYLDPPNWNNQQGQQQRATGGGGVGDAQHMPVDPTAGTAAGTPEVGGLPRSSAANEAAAGQQARPNSMTERARMARVPQPEPALKCPRCDSTNTKFCYYNNYSLSQPRHFCKACRRYWTRGGALRSVPVGGGCRRNKRSSKSSAGAASSSKPSSSSARQLPGGASSMPSTAASTTLGCDGASIPPGLSSMSHHLPFMGAMHPPGANLGLAFSAGLPQLAMQQHHHHMDGVDQFPLASGGGATFGASLEQWRVQQQQQQQFPFLELPPAPPMYQLGLQANRAAGSSAAAPAPSPAMFTLGQSSASTARRDEGSMKQADSKGQEMTLQRQFVMEALRQGDGVWGGNASDNNGNGSGSWTMNIPGFHSSSGGGDGGGLL